From the Microcoleus sp. FACHB-672 genome, the window GTGCAATCGAAAAGTGACCCTAGGGATCGTGAAGTCGTCTACCCTGCCGGCGAGACGCAAGTGGGAAATCTGGCAACGCCGGTAAATGCTTCAACGCTAACGAAGGCTTTTATTAATAATTTGCCGGCTTATCGGAAGGGTTTGTTACCCCAGCGTCGCGGTTTAGAAATTGGGATGGCGCATGGATACTTTTTATTTGGCCCCTTTGCCTGGACAAATCCAGTTCGCGGCACTCAAGCTGGGAATTTGTTGGGATTAATGGAAGCGGCTAGCATCGTCGTGATTTTGACGTTTGCTTTGTCTTTGTATGCGACTGTGCTAGATGAAAACAAGCCGGTTTCCACAATTACCACACCCCATCCTCCAGAAGCCTTCAGCACACAAGAAGGCTGGAGTAATTTTGCAACAGGTTTTCTTGTCGGTGGAATAGGGGGCGCGATTTTCGCTTATTTGGTGTATCAAATTTTCATATAAATTGATAGACCTTAACAAGCCCATCATTATTTCAAAAAGCTGAGAAAAAACCACCCGATTGGAGGCTAGCCAAACCCGAGGGAGTCGAGTATAAAGGGGGAGTTCATCATCGCTTGTCGGCTGGGCTAACTC encodes:
- a CDS encoding photosystem I reaction center subunit XI, which gives rise to MSQSVQSKSDPRDREVVYPAGETQVGNLATPVNASTLTKAFINNLPAYRKGLLPQRRGLEIGMAHGYFLFGPFAWTNPVRGTQAGNLLGLMEAASIVVILTFALSLYATVLDENKPVSTITTPHPPEAFSTQEGWSNFATGFLVGGIGGAIFAYLVYQIFI